Proteins found in one Pectobacterium atrosepticum genomic segment:
- a CDS encoding cell division protein ZapE, whose protein sequence is MATPQTTRQQTTPLALYQQALSAGEYQPDEVQRQTVVRLEAIHQALCERAADDDVEASGRVGKWRSWLGLRDKRESEPVQGLYMWGGVGRGKTWLMDMFFHSLPAERKMRLHFHRFMLRVHEELNQFQGQENPLEKVADGFKAETDVLCFDEFFVSDITDAMLLAELLRALFARGITLVATSNIPPDDLYRNGLQRARFIPAIELIKQHCEVRNVDAGVDYRLRTLTQAHLYLSPLNEETSAAMQQMFTRLTGKKLQTPGPVLEVNHRPLATLGVSDGVLAADFHTLCTEARSQNDYIALSRLYHTMLLHNVTVMETKEENTARRFLALVDECYDRRIKLIISAQASMFDIYQGEHLKFEYQRCLSRLQEMQSEEYLRQPHLA, encoded by the coding sequence ATGGCTACTCCACAGACAACACGGCAGCAAACAACACCCTTGGCGCTTTACCAACAGGCACTTTCCGCCGGTGAATATCAACCGGACGAGGTGCAGCGGCAAACTGTTGTGCGTCTGGAAGCGATACATCAGGCACTATGCGAACGTGCTGCTGATGACGATGTGGAAGCGTCTGGTCGTGTGGGTAAGTGGCGTAGCTGGCTGGGACTGCGTGATAAACGCGAGTCTGAGCCGGTTCAAGGGCTATATATGTGGGGCGGCGTCGGGCGTGGTAAAACTTGGCTGATGGATATGTTTTTCCATAGCCTGCCTGCCGAACGTAAGATGCGTCTCCATTTCCATCGATTTATGCTGCGGGTACATGAAGAGCTGAACCAGTTTCAGGGGCAGGAAAATCCGCTGGAGAAAGTGGCTGACGGCTTCAAAGCCGAAACTGATGTGTTGTGCTTTGATGAGTTTTTCGTCTCTGACATTACCGATGCGATGCTGTTGGCTGAACTGCTGCGTGCGCTGTTTGCCCGTGGTATTACGCTGGTGGCGACATCGAATATTCCGCCGGACGATCTCTATCGCAATGGATTACAACGCGCGCGCTTTATTCCTGCGATTGAGTTGATTAAACAGCACTGTGAAGTACGTAATGTCGATGCGGGTGTCGATTATCGTCTGCGTACGCTGACACAGGCACACCTTTATCTCTCGCCGCTGAATGAAGAGACGAGTGCCGCGATGCAGCAGATGTTTACTCGTCTGACTGGCAAGAAATTGCAGACGCCGGGACCGGTGCTGGAAGTCAATCATCGTCCGCTAGCGACACTCGGCGTGAGTGACGGCGTGCTAGCAGCCGATTTCCACACGCTGTGTACAGAGGCGCGCAGCCAGAATGATTACATCGCGCTTTCGCGCCTCTACCACACGATGCTGTTGCACAATGTGACGGTGATGGAAACGAAAGAAGAGAACACCGCTCGCCGTTTTCTGGCGCTGGTAGATGAGTGCTACGATCGCCGCATCAAACTGATTATCTCTGCACAGGCATCGATGTTTGATATCTATCAGGGAGAGCACTTGAAATTTGAATATCAGCGCTGTTTATCCCGTTTACAGGAAATGCAAAGCGAAGAGTACCTACGGCAGCCACATTTGGCATAA
- a CDS encoding 50S ribosomal protein L13 yields MKTFTAKPETVKRDWYVVDANGKTLGRLATELARRLRGKHKAEYTPHVDTGDYIIVLNADKVAVTGNKRTDKIYYHHTGHIGGIKQATFEEMIARRPERVIEIAVKGMLPKGPLGRAMFRKLKVYAGTEHNHAAQQPQVLDI; encoded by the coding sequence ATGAAAACTTTTACAGCTAAACCAGAGACCGTAAAACGTGACTGGTACGTTGTTGATGCGAACGGTAAAACTTTAGGCCGTCTCGCTACTGAACTGGCTCGTCGTCTGCGCGGCAAGCATAAAGCGGAATACACCCCGCACGTTGATACGGGTGATTACATCATCGTTCTGAACGCTGACAAAGTTGCTGTAACTGGCAACAAGCGTACTGACAAGATTTATTATCATCACACCGGTCACATCGGTGGTATTAAACAAGCGACCTTTGAAGAGATGATTGCCCGCCGTCCTGAGCGTGTGATTGAAATCGCGGTTAAAGGCATGCTGCCGAAGGGCCCGTTGGGTCGTGCTATGTTCCGTAAACTGAAAGTTTACGCGGGCACCGAGCACAATCACGCGGCACAGCAACCGCAAGTTCTGGACATTTAA
- a CDS encoding 30S ribosomal protein S9, translating into MAENQYYGTGRRKSSAARVFIKPGSGNIVINQRSLEQYFGRETARMVVRQPLELVDMVGKFDLYITVKGGGISGQAGAIRHGITRALMEYDESLRGELRKAGFVTRDARQVERKKVGLRKARRRPQFSKR; encoded by the coding sequence ATGGCTGAAAATCAATACTACGGCACTGGTCGCCGCAAAAGCTCCGCCGCTCGCGTGTTCATCAAACCGGGCAGCGGTAACATCGTTATTAACCAGCGTAGTCTGGAACAGTACTTCGGTCGCGAAACTGCCCGCATGGTAGTTCGTCAGCCGCTTGAACTGGTCGACATGGTTGGTAAATTTGATCTGTACATCACCGTTAAAGGTGGTGGTATCTCTGGTCAGGCTGGTGCGATCCGTCATGGTATCACCCGCGCTCTGATGGAGTATGATGAGTCCCTGCGTGGCGAACTGCGTAAAGCTGGTTTCGTTACTCGTGATGCTCGTCAGGTTGAACGTAAGAAAGTCGGTCTGCGTAAAGCACGTCGTCGTCCTCAGTTCTCCAAGCGTTAA
- a CDS encoding stringent starvation protein A has protein sequence MAVAANKRSVMTLFSGQSDIFSHQVRIVLAEKGVSVEIELVDMDNLPQDLIDLNPYGSVPTLVDRELTLYESRIIMEYLDERFPHPPLMPVYPVARGNSRLMMHRIESDWYSLLRKMTHGNAQEADAARKQLREELLAIAPVFNETPYFMSEEFSLVDCYLAPLLWRLPQLGIELSGSGAKELKGYMTRVFERDAFLASLTEVEREMRLQTRG, from the coding sequence ATGGCTGTCGCTGCCAACAAACGTTCGGTAATGACGCTGTTTTCTGGTCAGTCCGACATTTTTAGCCATCAGGTCCGCATTGTATTGGCGGAAAAAGGTGTGAGTGTCGAGATTGAGCTGGTGGACATGGATAATCTGCCTCAGGATCTTATTGACCTCAATCCTTATGGTTCCGTGCCGACGCTGGTCGATCGCGAACTGACGCTCTATGAATCACGTATTATCATGGAGTATCTGGATGAACGTTTCCCTCATCCGCCGTTAATGCCTGTCTATCCTGTTGCGCGCGGTAACAGCCGCCTGATGATGCATCGCATTGAGAGCGACTGGTATTCTTTGCTTAGGAAAATGACGCATGGCAACGCTCAGGAAGCGGATGCAGCGCGTAAGCAACTGCGTGAAGAACTGCTGGCAATTGCCCCAGTGTTCAATGAAACGCCTTATTTCATGAGCGAAGAGTTCAGCCTGGTGGATTGCTATCTGGCTCCGCTGCTGTGGCGTCTGCCGCAGTTAGGTATTGAACTGAGTGGTTCGGGCGCGAAAGAGCTGAAAGGCTACATGACACGCGTCTTTGAGCGTGATGCGTTCTTGGCTTCCCTGACGGAAGTAGAACGTGAAATGCGTTTGCAAACCCGAGGTTAA
- the sspB gene encoding ClpXP protease specificity-enhancing factor has product MALSQLSPRRPYLLRAFYDWLLDNQLTPHLVVDITLPDVMVPMEFARDGQIVLNIAPRAVGGLELADDSVRFNARFGGVPRQVHVPMAAVMAIYARENGAGTMFESEPAYESAGEYEGFQEGAPSSGTVMSIVDSSPDSEAPDDGSGSDDEPPPPPKGGRPSLRVVK; this is encoded by the coding sequence ATGGCGTTGTCTCAACTGTCTCCGCGTCGTCCGTATTTATTACGGGCTTTTTATGATTGGTTGCTGGATAACCAATTAACGCCTCATCTGGTAGTCGATATCACTCTGCCGGATGTTATGGTACCGATGGAGTTCGCCCGTGATGGCCAGATCGTGCTGAATATTGCACCGCGCGCTGTTGGTGGCCTTGAGTTAGCTGATGACAGCGTTCGTTTCAATGCTCGTTTTGGCGGCGTACCGCGTCAGGTTCATGTGCCGATGGCGGCCGTAATGGCGATCTACGCACGTGAGAACGGAGCTGGAACGATGTTTGAGTCCGAACCTGCTTATGAGTCTGCAGGTGAATATGAAGGCTTTCAAGAAGGGGCGCCCTCTTCAGGGACGGTCATGTCGATTGTCGATAGCTCACCTGATTCTGAAGCACCTGACGATGGTTCCGGTTCTGATGACGAACCACCACCGCCGCCTAAAGGTGGCAGACCATCGCTACGGGTCGTAAAATAA
- a CDS encoding (S)-acetoin forming diacetyl reductase: MTVEVALVTGGGQGIGRAIALRLAADGFAVAIVDYNQETARSVAQEIEKSGGQAIALQADVADREAVFAAVAEAKKRFGDFNVIVNNAGVAPSTLIEDITPEVVDRVYNINVKGVIWGIQAALDAFKSLGHGGKIINACSQAGHVGNPELAVYSSSKFAVRGLTQTAARDLAPLGITVNGYCPGIVKTPMWDEIDRKISESAGKPRGYATEEFAKRITLGRLSEPEDVAACVSYLASHDSDYMTGQSLLIDGGMVFN, from the coding sequence ATGACAGTCGAAGTGGCTCTTGTAACAGGAGGCGGTCAAGGTATTGGCCGTGCTATTGCTCTCAGACTGGCGGCAGATGGCTTTGCCGTCGCCATCGTGGACTATAACCAAGAAACAGCGCGTAGCGTGGCGCAGGAAATTGAAAAATCCGGCGGGCAAGCCATCGCACTACAGGCAGACGTCGCGGATCGTGAGGCCGTTTTCGCCGCCGTTGCAGAAGCCAAAAAGCGCTTTGGTGACTTTAACGTCATCGTCAATAACGCCGGTGTTGCTCCCTCAACCCTGATTGAAGATATCACGCCAGAAGTTGTTGATCGTGTTTATAACATCAACGTCAAAGGCGTTATCTGGGGAATTCAGGCGGCTCTTGATGCCTTTAAATCTCTGGGTCATGGCGGCAAAATCATCAATGCCTGCTCACAGGCCGGACATGTCGGTAATCCTGAGCTCGCCGTCTACAGCTCGAGTAAATTTGCGGTTCGCGGCTTGACGCAAACTGCTGCTCGCGATTTAGCGCCGCTGGGCATCACGGTCAATGGCTACTGTCCAGGTATCGTAAAAACGCCAATGTGGGATGAAATCGATCGGAAGATCTCTGAGTCCGCAGGAAAACCGCGTGGCTATGCAACGGAAGAATTCGCCAAACGCATCACACTAGGTCGTTTATCCGAACCAGAAGATGTTGCCGCTTGTGTCTCCTATCTGGCCAGCCACGATTCAGATTATATGACAGGACAGTCGTTACTCATTGATGGCGGAATGGTGTTCAATTAA
- a CDS encoding glutamate synthase small subunit, translating into MSQNVYQFIDLQRVDPPKKPLKIRKIEFVEIYEPFSESQSKAQADRCLSCGNPYCEWKCPVHNYIPNWLKLANEGRIIEAAELSHQTNSLPEVCGRVCPQDRLCEGSCTLNDEFGAVTIGNIERYINDKAIEMGWKPSVANVIPTGKRVAIIGAGPAGLACADVLARSGVQAVVFDRHPEIGGLLTFGIPSFKLEKEVMVKRREIFTEMGIEFRLNTEVGKDVQMKALLDEYDAVFLGVGTYQSMRGGLDNEDAQGVYDALPFLIANTKQLMGFEAAADEPYISMQGRRVVVLGGGDTAMDCVRTSIRQAATHVTCAYRRDEENMPGSKREVKNAREEGVEFKFNLQPLSVEVNGAGKVCGVKMARTALGVPDANGRRRPEIVEGSEHVLEADAVIMAFGFRPHKMAWLAEHDVKLDDQGRIVAPESCDNAFQTSNPKIFAGGDAVRGSDLVVTAIAEGRKAADGIMNYLEV; encoded by the coding sequence ATGAGTCAGAATGTTTACCAGTTTATCGACTTACAGCGCGTTGATCCGCCCAAGAAACCGCTGAAGATTCGTAAAATTGAATTTGTTGAGATCTACGAGCCGTTCTCAGAAAGCCAGTCCAAAGCCCAGGCAGATCGCTGCCTGTCATGCGGAAACCCTTACTGTGAATGGAAATGTCCAGTACATAACTACATCCCGAACTGGCTGAAACTGGCGAACGAAGGCCGCATTATCGAAGCGGCTGAGTTATCGCACCAGACTAACAGCCTGCCGGAAGTGTGCGGCCGCGTATGCCCGCAGGATCGTCTGTGTGAAGGATCTTGTACGCTGAATGACGAGTTCGGCGCGGTCACCATCGGCAACATCGAGCGCTATATCAATGATAAAGCGATAGAGATGGGCTGGAAGCCGAGCGTTGCCAACGTCATACCGACAGGCAAACGCGTCGCCATTATCGGCGCTGGCCCAGCAGGGCTGGCCTGTGCCGATGTGCTGGCACGAAGTGGCGTACAGGCCGTCGTTTTCGATCGTCACCCTGAGATCGGTGGCCTGCTGACCTTCGGCATCCCCTCTTTCAAGCTGGAAAAAGAGGTGATGGTGAAACGCCGTGAAATCTTCACCGAGATGGGGATCGAATTCCGTCTGAATACCGAAGTCGGCAAAGACGTACAGATGAAAGCGCTGCTGGACGAGTACGATGCCGTATTCCTCGGTGTCGGCACCTATCAGTCTATGCGTGGCGGATTGGACAATGAAGATGCTCAGGGCGTTTATGATGCTCTGCCGTTCCTGATCGCCAATACCAAGCAGTTGATGGGCTTTGAAGCCGCAGCAGACGAGCCTTACATCAGCATGCAGGGGAGACGCGTTGTCGTGCTAGGCGGTGGTGATACCGCGATGGACTGCGTGCGCACCTCAATTCGTCAGGCCGCAACGCACGTTACCTGTGCCTATCGTCGTGATGAAGAGAACATGCCTGGCTCCAAGCGCGAAGTGAAAAATGCACGTGAAGAAGGCGTCGAGTTCAAATTCAACCTGCAACCGCTGAGCGTCGAGGTCAATGGCGCAGGCAAAGTGTGCGGTGTGAAAATGGCGCGAACTGCACTGGGCGTACCTGATGCCAATGGACGTCGTCGTCCTGAAATCGTAGAGGGTTCCGAGCACGTACTGGAAGCCGATGCGGTCATCATGGCGTTCGGCTTCCGTCCGCACAAAATGGCGTGGCTGGCAGAACATGACGTCAAGCTGGACGATCAAGGTCGTATTGTCGCACCGGAAAGCTGCGATAACGCCTTCCAGACCAGCAACCCGAAAATTTTTGCGGGCGGCGATGCTGTACGCGGTTCCGATCTGGTGGTTACCGCCATCGCAGAAGGTCGTAAAGCCGCTGACGGCATCATGAACTATCTGGAAGTGTAG
- the gltB gene encoding glutamate synthase large subunit — translation MLYDASQERDNCGFGLIAHIEGEPSHKVVRTAIHALARMQHRGAILADGKTGDGCGLLLQKPDRFFRLVAEEHGWRLAKNYAVGMMFLNQDEELARATRRIVEEELQNETLSVLGWREVPTNPDVLGEIALSSMPRIEQIFVNAPAGWRQRDMERRLFMARRRIEKRIEDKEFYVCSFSNLVTIYKGLCMPADLPRFYLDLADLRLESAICLFHQRFSTNTVPRWPLAQPFRYLAHNGEINTIAGNRQWARARAYKFKTPLIPDLQDAAPFVNETGSDSSSLDNMLELFLSGGMDIIRAMRLLVPPAWQNNPDMDPELRSFFDFNSMHMEPWDGPAGIVMSDGRYAACNLDRNGLRPARYVITKDKLITCASEVGIWDYQPDEVVEKGRVGPGELMVIDTRSGRILHSAETDNDLKSRHPYKEWMEKNVKRLVPFEELPDEQVGSREFNDELLETYQKQYGYSSEELDQVIRVLGENGQEATGSMGDDTPFAVLSSRPRIIYDYFRQQFAQVTNPPIDPLREAHVMSLATSIGREMNVFCEAEGQAHRLSFKSPILLYSDFTQLTSQDELHYRADTLDLTFDPLQQTLQQTIEKLCDEAESKVRDGAVLLVLSDRGISESRLPVPAPMAVGAVQRRLVEKSLRCDANIIVETASARDPHHFAVLLGFGATAIYPYLAYETLARMVDNHTIDKPYRAVMLNYRNGINKGLYKIMSKMGISTIASYRCSKLFEAVGLHKDVSTQCFLGVVSRIGGANYSDFEQDLLNLSKRAWLKRKTLEQGGLLKFVHGGEYHAYNPDVVTTLQTAVKSGEYSDYEQYAKLVNERPVATLRDLLALKPQEGAAIAIDNVEPATEMFKRFDTAAMSIGALSPEAHESLAEAMNGLGGFSNSGEGGEDPARYGTNKVSRIKQVASGRFGVTPAYLVNADVIQIKVAQGAKPGEGGQLPGDKVTPYIARLRYSVPGVTLISPPPHHDIYSIEDLAQLIFDLKQVNPKAMISVKLVSEPGVGTIATGVAKAYADLITIAGYDGGTGASPLSSVKYAGCPWELGLVETQQALVSNGLRHKIRLQVDGGLKTGLDIVKAAILGAESFGFGTGPMVALGCKYLRICHLNNCATGVATQDEKLRRDHYHGLPERVTNYFHFIAHETRVLMAELGVSRLVDLIGRTDLLVELDGFSAKQNKLDLSPLLHAAQPQPGKALYCTESNLSFDKGLLNKELLAQAQPHIDAKQGKALYFDIRNTDRSVGATLSGAIAEKHGDQGLAGDPIKAHFSGTAGQSFGVWNAGGLELKLIGDANDYVGKGMAGGSISVRPPVGSAFRSHEASIIGNTCLYGATGGKLFAAGRAGERFAVRNSGCITVVEGIGDNGCEYMTGGIVCVLGRTGVNFGAGMTGGFAYVLDEDGEFRKRVNPELVEVLDVEELAIHEEHLRGLITEHVQNTGSHRGEEILANWPIWAPKFALVKPKSSDVKALLGHRSRSAAELRVQAQ, via the coding sequence ATGTTGTATGATGCATCCCAAGAGAGAGATAACTGTGGTTTCGGATTAATCGCCCACATAGAAGGTGAGCCGAGCCATAAAGTAGTGCGTACCGCCATTCACGCACTCGCACGCATGCAGCACCGTGGCGCAATCCTTGCTGACGGCAAGACTGGCGACGGCTGCGGTTTATTACTTCAGAAGCCCGATCGTTTCTTTCGTCTGGTAGCGGAAGAACATGGCTGGCGTTTAGCCAAAAACTACGCTGTTGGCATGATGTTTCTCAATCAAGACGAAGAGCTGGCTCGCGCCACGCGTCGGATTGTAGAAGAAGAGTTGCAGAATGAAACGCTGTCCGTGCTGGGCTGGCGTGAAGTTCCGACTAACCCGGATGTGCTGGGTGAAATTGCCCTGTCATCTATGCCGCGTATTGAGCAAATTTTCGTTAACGCCCCGGCAGGCTGGCGTCAACGCGATATGGAACGTCGCCTATTCATGGCGCGTCGCCGTATCGAAAAACGTATCGAAGACAAAGAGTTCTACGTTTGTAGCTTCTCCAATCTGGTCACGATCTATAAAGGTCTGTGCATGCCTGCGGATCTGCCACGCTTCTACCTCGATCTGGCCGATCTGCGTCTGGAATCGGCAATTTGCCTGTTCCATCAGCGCTTCTCAACCAACACAGTACCCCGCTGGCCACTGGCACAGCCGTTCCGCTATCTGGCGCACAACGGCGAGATCAACACCATCGCCGGTAACCGCCAATGGGCACGCGCGCGTGCTTATAAATTCAAAACTCCGCTAATCCCGGATTTGCAGGACGCTGCGCCGTTCGTCAACGAAACCGGCTCCGACTCCAGTTCGTTGGACAATATGCTGGAGCTGTTCCTGAGCGGTGGGATGGATATCATCCGCGCCATGCGCCTGCTGGTTCCGCCAGCCTGGCAGAACAACCCGGATATGGATCCTGAACTGCGCTCCTTCTTCGACTTTAACTCCATGCACATGGAGCCGTGGGATGGCCCAGCCGGTATCGTCATGTCCGACGGGCGCTATGCTGCTTGTAACCTGGATCGTAATGGCCTGCGCCCCGCGCGTTATGTCATCACCAAAGACAAGCTAATCACCTGCGCGTCTGAAGTCGGTATCTGGGATTATCAGCCGGATGAGGTGGTTGAAAAAGGCCGCGTTGGCCCTGGCGAGCTGATGGTGATCGACACCCGCAGCGGCCGCATCCTGCACTCTGCCGAAACTGATAACGATCTGAAAAGTCGCCATCCTTACAAAGAGTGGATGGAGAAAAACGTTAAGCGTCTGGTACCGTTTGAAGAGCTGCCAGATGAGCAGGTTGGCAGTCGTGAATTCAACGATGAGCTGCTGGAAACCTACCAGAAACAGTACGGTTACAGCAGTGAAGAACTGGATCAGGTCATCCGCGTACTGGGCGAAAACGGTCAGGAAGCCACTGGCTCTATGGGCGACGACACGCCGTTCGCCGTGCTGTCCAGCCGTCCACGCATCATTTATGACTACTTCCGTCAGCAGTTCGCACAGGTCACCAACCCACCGATTGATCCGCTGCGCGAAGCACATGTGATGTCACTGGCGACCAGTATTGGCCGCGAGATGAACGTTTTCTGTGAAGCGGAAGGTCAGGCTCACCGTCTGAGCTTTAAATCACCAATCCTGCTTTACTCCGACTTCACACAGCTGACGTCGCAGGATGAGCTGCACTATCGCGCCGACACGCTGGATCTGACGTTTGATCCGTTGCAGCAAACGCTGCAACAGACCATCGAAAAACTGTGTGACGAAGCAGAAAGCAAAGTCAGAGACGGCGCCGTTCTGCTGGTGCTGTCCGACCGTGGCATTAGCGAATCACGCTTGCCCGTCCCTGCGCCGATGGCAGTGGGTGCCGTTCAGCGCCGTTTGGTAGAAAAGAGCCTGCGCTGTGATGCCAACATCATTGTTGAAACCGCCAGTGCACGCGACCCGCACCACTTTGCCGTGCTGTTAGGCTTTGGTGCGACAGCTATCTACCCTTACCTCGCCTACGAAACGCTGGCGCGGATGGTAGATAACCATACCATCGACAAACCTTATCGCGCCGTGATGCTGAACTACCGTAATGGCATCAATAAAGGCCTGTACAAGATTATGTCCAAGATGGGCATCTCGACGATTGCGTCTTATCGCTGTTCCAAGCTGTTTGAAGCTGTGGGTCTGCATAAAGATGTGTCGACGCAATGTTTCCTGGGCGTAGTCAGCCGCATCGGTGGAGCAAACTACAGCGACTTCGAACAGGATCTGCTGAACCTGTCCAAACGTGCCTGGCTGAAGCGCAAAACGCTGGAACAGGGTGGCCTGCTGAAGTTTGTACACGGCGGCGAATACCATGCCTACAACCCGGATGTCGTCACTACGCTGCAAACCGCGGTAAAAAGTGGGGAGTACAGCGATTACGAGCAATACGCCAAGCTGGTTAACGAGCGCCCAGTGGCGACGTTACGCGACCTGCTGGCACTGAAACCGCAAGAAGGCGCGGCCATCGCTATCGACAACGTTGAACCAGCTACTGAAATGTTCAAACGTTTCGATACCGCAGCCATGTCTATCGGCGCACTCAGCCCCGAAGCCCATGAATCGCTGGCAGAAGCAATGAACGGACTGGGTGGTTTCTCCAACTCCGGTGAGGGTGGTGAAGATCCTGCGCGTTACGGCACCAATAAAGTTTCCCGCATCAAGCAGGTCGCTTCTGGTCGTTTTGGTGTGACGCCAGCCTATCTGGTCAACGCTGATGTGATTCAGATTAAAGTGGCACAGGGCGCGAAGCCGGGCGAAGGGGGTCAGTTACCGGGTGATAAAGTCACGCCGTACATTGCCCGTCTGCGCTATTCCGTACCGGGTGTGACGCTGATTTCGCCACCGCCGCACCACGATATTTACTCTATCGAAGATTTGGCGCAGTTGATTTTCGATCTGAAGCAGGTCAATCCGAAAGCGATGATTTCGGTGAAACTGGTGTCTGAACCAGGCGTTGGTACTATCGCTACCGGCGTTGCCAAAGCCTATGCCGACCTTATCACCATCGCAGGTTACGACGGCGGTACAGGTGCCAGTCCGCTGTCCTCAGTGAAATACGCGGGCTGCCCGTGGGAGCTGGGTCTGGTTGAAACACAACAGGCTTTGGTATCCAACGGCCTACGTCACAAAATCCGCCTTCAGGTAGATGGTGGCTTGAAAACCGGTCTGGATATCGTCAAAGCGGCGATTCTGGGTGCGGAAAGCTTCGGCTTCGGCACCGGACCAATGGTCGCGCTGGGCTGTAAATACCTGCGTATCTGCCACCTGAATAACTGTGCAACGGGCGTTGCAACGCAGGATGAGAAGCTGCGCCGCGATCACTACCACGGCCTGCCTGAGCGTGTGACCAACTACTTCCACTTCATCGCACATGAAACTCGCGTGCTGATGGCAGAGTTGGGCGTCAGCCGTCTGGTGGACCTGATTGGTCGTACTGACTTGCTGGTTGAGCTGGACGGTTTCAGTGCTAAACAGAACAAGCTGGATCTGTCGCCGCTGCTGCACGCCGCACAGCCTCAGCCGGGCAAAGCGCTGTACTGCACTGAAAGCAACCTGTCGTTCGATAAAGGCTTGTTGAACAAAGAACTGTTGGCACAGGCACAGCCGCACATCGATGCGAAACAGGGCAAAGCGCTCTACTTCGATATCCGCAACACCGATCGCTCCGTCGGCGCGACGCTGTCTGGTGCAATTGCCGAAAAACATGGCGATCAAGGACTGGCTGGCGATCCGATTAAAGCTCACTTCTCCGGTACGGCAGGACAGAGCTTTGGCGTATGGAACGCAGGCGGACTGGAACTGAAATTAATCGGCGATGCCAACGACTACGTCGGCAAAGGTATGGCGGGCGGCAGTATCTCCGTACGTCCTCCGGTGGGTTCAGCCTTCCGCAGTCACGAAGCCAGCATCATCGGTAACACCTGCCTTTATGGTGCCACCGGCGGTAAGCTGTTTGCAGCAGGCCGCGCAGGTGAGCGTTTCGCCGTGCGTAACTCAGGCTGTATCACCGTGGTAGAAGGCATCGGCGATAACGGTTGTGAATACATGACGGGCGGAATCGTCTGCGTGCTGGGTCGTACCGGCGTGAACTTTGGTGCAGGCATGACCGGTGGATTCGCCTACGTGCTGGATGAAGACGGTGAATTCCGCAAACGCGTTAACCCAGAACTGGTAGAAGTACTGGATGTGGAAGAGTTAGCTATTCATGAAGAGCATTTACGTGGCCTGATCACCGAGCATGTACAGAATACCGGTTCACACCGCGGAGAAGAGATCCTCGCTAACTGGCCGATCTGGGCACCGAAGTTTGCTCTGGTGAAACCGAAGTCAAGTGATGTGAAGGCATTGTTGGGTCACCGTAGTCGTTCCGCAGCCGAGCTGCGGGTTCAGGCGCAGTAA
- a CDS encoding TIGR01212 family radical SAM protein — protein MQLQKLINMFGGNLQRRYGEKIHKLTLHGGFNCPNRDGTLGRGGCTFCNVASFADEQMQQRSIAQQLKAQAGKVNRAKRYLAYFQAYTSTYAEVQVLESMYQEALKQAEMVGLCVGTRPDCVPDAVLDLLSRYHDRGYEVWLELGLQSACDKTLHRINRGHDFACYQETTRRARERGLKVCSHLIVGLPGEDAQRCLTTLEQVVETGVEGIKLHPLHIVEGSTMAKAWRARRLPELALDRYVETAGEMIRHTPPDVIYHRISASARRPTLLAPLWCENRWTGMVELDRYLQTHGVQGSALGMPYRYAGV, from the coding sequence ATGCAATTGCAAAAATTAATCAATATGTTTGGCGGAAATCTTCAACGTCGCTATGGCGAGAAGATCCACAAGCTGACGCTGCACGGTGGCTTTAATTGCCCTAACCGTGATGGCACGCTGGGGCGAGGCGGGTGTACGTTCTGTAATGTCGCTTCGTTTGCCGATGAGCAGATGCAGCAACGCAGTATTGCGCAGCAGTTGAAAGCGCAAGCGGGAAAGGTGAATCGGGCCAAGCGTTATCTGGCTTATTTTCAGGCGTATACCAGCACCTATGCCGAGGTTCAGGTTCTGGAAAGCATGTATCAGGAAGCGCTGAAGCAGGCTGAAATGGTAGGACTTTGTGTGGGGACTCGTCCCGACTGCGTGCCAGATGCGGTGCTGGATTTGCTGTCCCGTTATCACGATCGGGGTTATGAGGTTTGGCTGGAACTCGGGCTGCAAAGTGCCTGTGACAAAACGCTGCATCGTATTAATCGTGGACATGACTTCGCCTGCTATCAGGAAACTACCCGCCGCGCGCGCGAACGCGGCTTGAAGGTGTGTAGCCATCTGATTGTGGGGTTACCGGGAGAAGATGCACAGCGCTGTTTAACGACGCTGGAGCAGGTCGTCGAGACTGGGGTAGAAGGCATTAAGCTTCACCCTCTCCATATTGTGGAAGGCAGTACGATGGCGAAAGCCTGGCGAGCCAGAAGGTTGCCCGAATTGGCGCTGGATCGCTATGTGGAGACGGCGGGAGAGATGATTCGCCATACGCCGCCGGATGTCATCTATCATCGCATTTCCGCCAGCGCTCGACGTCCGACTCTGCTAGCACCGCTTTGGTGTGAAAATCGCTGGACGGGCATGGTGGAACTGGACCGCTATCTGCAAACGCATGGTGTACAGGGTTCCGCGCTCGGCATGCCCTACCGCTATGCTGGTGTGTAA